The Candidatus Bathyarchaeota archaeon genome contains a region encoding:
- a CDS encoding 50S ribosomal protein L37ae codes for MGRRTKKIGPLRGFGARYGATVRKRYRNIVEEMRKPHRCPQCGFNAVKRKSVGVWVCRKCGFTFAGGAYTPFTKIGAVAKRAATSAMTSIEGMRPALAEETEEEK; via the coding sequence ATGGGACGAAGAACCAAAAAGATTGGGCCTCTCAGGGGATTCGGAGCCAGATACGGAGCTACAGTTAGAAAGCGGTATAGAAATATAGTTGAAGAAATGAGAAAGCCGCACAGATGCCCTCAATGCGGGTTTAACGCTGTAAAAAGGAAAAGTGTCGGAGTTTGGGTCTGCAGAAAATGTGGATTCACATTTGCGGGTGGAGCCTACACGCCATTCACAAAAATTGGCGCAGTTGCAAAAAGAGCTGCTACTTCTGCAATGACGTCTATTGAGGGAATGAGGCCGGCTCTAGCTGAGGAAACCGAGGAGGAAAAGTGA